In Chryseobacterium lactis, a single genomic region encodes these proteins:
- a CDS encoding TlpA family protein disulfide reductase — protein MMSKTIRNKISIFTTCHHPELVTGGRYFLSIICFMLFGVEVARPQSREPGTANNQNITALNIGDQIPEALWNTPLQVVNHPQGKQTATLADYKSKLIILDFWATWCGNCIKNFPKLHALQNEFGDKIKVLAITKEDTDKIAKFFKTGVGKEHTYVNSVINDSVLSKYFPYRSVPHIAWINPNGKVLNTTQAEDITTANIQAILDNQKTQMVAKVDIDKNRPLFLSEHFSNDLQLKSYSIFVKGYYPGLPSGNNFKKTEDGEIYGRQMTNTTMMRIYNPILYELFDKKGDQFSSKRMIIEVKEPALLDVIKNEDGKSERYNLYNYELIVPEEKADSLYYYMLADLNRYSDYIGSIEKRMVDCLVLIRTSTIDKIKSKGGKPKNTFPASPSILTNQKLGSMINMLSEEKVITLPIVDETGYTDNVDIEVSGIKDLTSLKKELNRYNLDLVPAKRSLNMFVLKDK, from the coding sequence ATGATGAGCAAAACTATACGTAACAAGATTTCTATTTTCACAACCTGCCATCACCCGGAACTGGTAACGGGCGGCAGGTATTTTCTATCCATAATTTGTTTCATGTTGTTTGGTGTCGAGGTAGCCCGTCCGCAGTCCCGAGAACCCGGGACTGCAAACAACCAAAACATCACCGCTTTAAACATCGGCGACCAAATCCCCGAAGCACTTTGGAACACTCCTTTGCAGGTGGTGAACCATCCACAGGGTAAACAGACCGCTACGCTTGCCGACTATAAAAGCAAGCTGATAATACTGGATTTTTGGGCTACATGGTGCGGCAATTGTATCAAAAACTTCCCTAAACTTCACGCTTTGCAGAATGAATTTGGCGACAAAATAAAGGTGTTGGCAATAACCAAAGAAGACACGGATAAAATAGCCAAGTTTTTTAAAACAGGCGTAGGGAAAGAACACACTTACGTCAATTCAGTAATTAATGACAGCGTTCTTTCAAAATACTTTCCTTACCGAAGTGTACCCCATATCGCATGGATTAATCCCAACGGTAAAGTGCTGAACACCACCCAAGCGGAGGACATCACCACCGCCAACATACAAGCCATTTTGGATAATCAAAAAACACAGATGGTTGCCAAAGTCGATATTGACAAAAATAGACCCCTGTTTCTTTCCGAACATTTTAGTAACGACTTGCAATTAAAATCCTATTCTATTTTTGTTAAAGGGTATTATCCGGGGCTACCGTCAGGAAATAATTTCAAGAAAACCGAAGATGGTGAAATTTATGGCAGGCAAATGACCAATACCACCATGATGCGAATTTACAACCCGATACTATATGAATTATTCGATAAGAAAGGCGACCAATTTAGTTCAAAGCGTATGATAATAGAGGTAAAAGAGCCAGCATTGTTAGACGTTATAAAAAACGAAGATGGTAAAAGCGAAAGATATAACCTATACAACTACGAACTTATAGTTCCTGAAGAAAAGGCTGACAGCTTGTACTATTATATGTTGGCAGACCTTAACCGTTATTCGGATTATATAGGCTCAATCGAAAAGCGTATGGTGGATTGTCTTGTTTTGATTAGAACCTCTACCATAGACAAAATTAAAAGCAAAGGAGGAAAGCCTAAAAACACTTTTCCAGCTTCGCCATCTATCCTGACTAATCAAAAACTTGGTTCGATGATTAACATGCTTAGTGAGGAAAAAGTCATTACGCTACCGATAGTAGATGAAACTGGCTATACAGATAATGTTGATATAGAAGTTTCAGGTATTAAGGACTTAACCAGCTTAAAAAAAGAACTCAACAGGTATAACCTTGACCTCGTACCCGCAAAAAGAAGCCTTAATATGTTCGTCTTAAAAGACAAGTAG
- a CDS encoding SusC/RagA family TonB-linked outer membrane protein — protein MKSFILIITLLIASFSMFAQQTITGTVVSHNDSLPIEGASVSLQGANRTVSTNGKGHFTIQTATNASTAILVVNHVGFEPTTITVNLPYKDTLNIILQASTRLLEEVEVVSTGYQKIPKERATGSFATVSNELFNQQVGTDILSRLPAIANSMVMDAGKQGTPQMMIRGLSTISGQKDPLIVVDNFPYDGDITNINPNIVENITILKDASASSIWGARAANGVIVITTKNGRFNQPITLSFNSNLTIGAKPDLDYIRQMSSSDYIDVEQELFNRGYYNSDINSTSHPIISPVVDLLEKARSGALTQEQAQQQITALRTIDARKQFNQYMYKPLVNQQYFLSAQGGADKFSWTSSVGYDHNKDNLGSTYQRMNLRFQNTYRPIRQLSLSTGLYYTQNRNKSGRLGYNNVTMRGGTFAPYMQMADANGNALPVARDYNQSYIQNLGDGKLLDWNYYPLTDWQHQTSNGTVSDILATATLDYQIIKGLNATVNYQYERQIGLNTNLADENSYMARDYINLFSQIVNGNVVYIVPNGSILDKSNNLLNANNVRGQLNFDNTYGKHNITALIGGEARSANMQSNQARFYGYDPNTLTTGNVDYTKTYPTIISGGASLIQRGQYLRETTTRFISYFANAAYTFDNRYVVSASARRDASNLFGLKTNDQWNPFWSAGFAWKLSNENFYKVDFLPYLNLRATYGFSGNIDPAMVAVNTIWYPNNVNIFTGAAYAQFNNYYNPLLKWETSKMLNLAVDFRLRNDRLTGSIEYYHKKGINLFGMAPMDYTTGVDPYMLRNVASMKGDGWDIQLKSINVDRTFKWSTILNFSLYKDKIVSYQVERTLAQEYVNVSSPPISGIEGNPVYAIYAYKWAGLDPNTGEALGYLNGEVSKDYSSIVGTGTNVEDLEYFGSSIPTKFGSLINAVSYKNISLQVGVSFKFGYWFRRNSINYTNLFYNWRGHSDYALRWQKPGDEVNTNVPVNLYTTNTNRDAFYNGSSVLVEKGDHIRLQYINLAYDFIMPANKTKGIKGLQVFFNASNLGLLWKANKAGIDPDFGLGYFNLKTPANYSLGLKAKL, from the coding sequence ATGAAATCTTTTATACTCATTATTACATTGCTTATTGCTTCCTTTAGCATGTTTGCACAACAAACCATCACAGGCACAGTTGTTTCTCACAACGATAGTTTACCTATTGAGGGAGCCAGCGTATCCCTGCAAGGAGCCAACAGAACAGTAAGCACCAATGGTAAAGGACACTTTACCATCCAAACTGCGACAAATGCAAGTACCGCTATTTTGGTCGTTAATCATGTGGGTTTTGAACCAACAACAATAACAGTAAATCTGCCATATAAAGATACTTTAAACATCATTCTACAAGCATCAACTCGCTTGTTGGAGGAAGTAGAAGTAGTATCAACAGGGTATCAGAAAATACCCAAAGAACGGGCAACAGGTTCATTTGCCACTGTAAGCAATGAACTGTTTAACCAACAGGTGGGTACAGACATCCTTTCGAGGCTACCAGCTATTGCTAATAGCATGGTAATGGATGCCGGAAAGCAAGGCACACCACAAATGATGATACGGGGTTTGAGTACAATAAGCGGACAAAAAGACCCGCTAATTGTTGTCGATAATTTTCCTTATGACGGTGATATTACCAATATCAATCCCAACATTGTAGAAAATATAACCATCCTCAAAGATGCATCGGCTTCCAGCATTTGGGGAGCAAGGGCGGCAAATGGTGTTATCGTTATCACCACCAAGAACGGACGTTTCAATCAACCGATTACTTTATCGTTCAATTCCAATCTTACTATCGGGGCAAAACCCGATTTAGACTACATCCGTCAGATGTCGTCCAGTGATTATATTGACGTGGAGCAAGAATTGTTCAACAGAGGCTACTACAATAGCGATATTAATTCAACAAGCCACCCGATAATCAGTCCGGTAGTTGACCTTTTGGAAAAAGCTCGTAGTGGAGCATTAACCCAAGAACAGGCACAGCAGCAAATAACCGCTTTGAGAACCATAGATGCAAGGAAGCAATTCAATCAATATATGTACAAACCATTGGTCAATCAGCAATATTTTTTAAGTGCGCAGGGCGGGGCAGATAAGTTTTCTTGGACATCTTCGGTGGGTTACGACCACAATAAGGATAATTTGGGAAGCACTTACCAGCGCATGAACCTTCGTTTCCAAAACACTTATCGTCCAATAAGACAGCTTTCACTTTCAACCGGGCTTTATTATACGCAAAACAGAAATAAATCGGGTCGCTTAGGTTATAATAATGTAACAATGAGAGGCGGGACTTTTGCACCGTATATGCAAATGGCTGATGCGAATGGAAATGCGCTACCCGTTGCAAGGGACTACAATCAAAGCTATATCCAAAATCTCGGTGATGGAAAATTGCTTGACTGGAATTATTATCCGCTTACAGATTGGCAACACCAAACATCTAATGGCACTGTTTCCGATATACTGGCAACTGCTACGCTCGATTACCAAATCATAAAGGGGTTGAATGCAACCGTAAATTACCAGTACGAAAGACAAATTGGATTAAATACCAACCTTGCCGATGAAAACAGTTATATGGCAAGGGACTACATCAATCTCTTTTCCCAAATTGTGAACGGAAATGTAGTTTACATCGTACCCAATGGTAGCATATTAGATAAATCAAATAACTTATTAAATGCAAATAATGTACGAGGTCAGCTAAACTTTGACAACACTTACGGCAAGCACAATATAACAGCTCTGATTGGTGGGGAAGCACGTTCCGCTAACATGCAATCAAATCAGGCACGTTTCTACGGTTATGACCCTAACACTTTAACCACGGGCAACGTGGATTATACAAAAACATATCCAACAATTATTAGCGGGGGCGCCTCTTTAATTCAAAGAGGTCAATACCTGCGGGAAACGACCACGAGGTTTATATCTTACTTCGCTAATGCTGCTTACACGTTTGATAATAGGTATGTCGTATCGGCAAGCGCCCGCCGGGATGCAAGTAATCTTTTTGGTCTAAAAACGAATGACCAATGGAACCCCTTTTGGTCGGCAGGGTTTGCATGGAAACTATCGAACGAGAATTTTTATAAAGTTGATTTCTTGCCTTACCTCAATCTCCGGGCAACGTATGGCTTTAGTGGCAATATTGACCCCGCAATGGTTGCAGTCAACACAATTTGGTATCCCAACAATGTGAATATTTTTACAGGTGCAGCATACGCACAGTTTAATAATTACTACAATCCACTACTAAAATGGGAAACCTCAAAAATGCTCAACCTTGCGGTAGATTTTCGTCTGCGGAACGACCGTTTAACAGGTTCAATAGAGTATTATCACAAAAAAGGTATTAATCTCTTTGGGATGGCTCCAATGGATTACACAACTGGAGTTGACCCCTATATGTTACGGAATGTAGCCAGTATGAAAGGGGATGGTTGGGATATTCAGCTAAAAAGTATAAACGTAGACCGTACATTTAAGTGGAGTACCATACTGAATTTTAGTTTATACAAGGATAAAATTGTTAGCTATCAAGTAGAAAGGACATTGGCACAGGAATATGTCAATGTTTCCTCACCGCCCATATCCGGGATTGAGGGAAATCCTGTATATGCCATTTATGCTTATAAATGGGCGGGACTTGACCCCAATACAGGTGAAGCACTGGGATACCTCAATGGAGAAGTAAGTAAAGATTATAGCAGTATTGTAGGCACAGGCACTAACGTAGAAGACCTTGAATACTTTGGTTCTTCTATTCCGACTAAATTCGGTTCGTTAATCAATGCGGTATCGTACAAGAATATCAGCTTACAAGTTGGCGTTTCATTCAAATTTGGATATTGGTTCAGACGTAACTCTATTAACTATACCAACCTGTTTTATAACTGGCGGGGACATTCCGATTATGCACTACGCTGGCAAAAACCGGGTGATGAAGTAAATACCAACGTACCTGTAAATCTATATACCACAAATACCAACCGGGATGCTTTTTATAACGGCTCAAGCGTTTTGGTAGAAAAAGGCGACCATATCAGGCTCCAATATATCAATCTTGCTTACGACTTCATAATGCCAGCAAACAAGACAAAAGGTATCAAAGGATTACAGGTGTTTTTCAACGCAAGTAATCTTGGGTTATTATGGAAAGCTAATAAAGCAGGCATTGACCCTGACTTTGGCTTAGGCTATTTCAATCTAAAAACTCCTGCAAATTATTCACTTGGTCTTAAAGCCAAATTATAA
- a CDS encoding RagB/SusD family nutrient uptake outer membrane protein, whose protein sequence is MKKNTQIITFLLFLTLLISGCEKFLEEKSDKSLAIPTTLRDLQSLLNNASDVNHVFCSMGEASSDDHFLKDADYNGLNYESDKRQYTWQADYVTRPLSSNGDEWYNCYKVIYICNSVLQGLEENNLTGQEAGYIKGQALVFRAARYLDGVQVWSPVYNRATANTDLGMVLRLEPDINIPSVRSSVQETYDLILKDLNDALPLLPATITSPTLPTKAAVYGLLARTHLIIGNYVEALENAERAFEISNELIDFNGLNPNANYPIPSVNQISKEIVFQTRMFSSAINNFNVARISPSLYNLYDAGDLRKSIYFRGVAVGEYRFKGTHTGNTGLITGITTSELLLIIAECNARLDNISEAANTLNKLLIKRWDVNQFIPYSFTNKDAALNTILIERRKELVYRGLRWSDIKRLNRDGYNITLTRTVNGQTITLPPNDLRYAIAIPETVIEIGGIQQNPR, encoded by the coding sequence ATGAAAAAAAACACTCAAATAATAACGTTTCTATTATTCCTGACATTGCTTATTTCGGGATGCGAAAAGTTTCTTGAAGAAAAATCAGATAAAAGTTTAGCCATCCCTACAACGCTGCGTGACCTGCAATCATTGCTGAATAATGCCTCTGATGTTAATCACGTATTTTGCTCAATGGGTGAAGCAAGCAGTGATGACCACTTTTTGAAAGATGCAGATTACAATGGATTAAATTACGAAAGTGATAAACGTCAATATACATGGCAAGCGGATTATGTAACCCGTCCACTATCTTCAAATGGTGATGAATGGTATAATTGTTACAAGGTAATATATATCTGTAATTCTGTTTTACAAGGACTTGAGGAGAACAACCTGACTGGACAAGAAGCAGGTTATATCAAAGGGCAGGCTTTGGTTTTCAGAGCAGCACGTTATTTGGACGGTGTACAGGTATGGTCGCCCGTTTATAATAGAGCAACAGCAAATACGGACTTGGGTATGGTGCTAAGGTTAGAACCTGATATAAATATTCCCTCTGTTAGGTCATCCGTACAGGAAACCTATGACTTGATATTAAAAGACCTTAATGATGCACTTCCATTGTTACCAGCAACAATTACTTCTCCTACATTGCCCACTAAGGCGGCAGTTTACGGACTATTAGCAAGAACACATTTGATAATCGGAAATTATGTCGAAGCACTGGAAAATGCAGAAAGGGCATTTGAAATTAGTAATGAGTTGATTGATTTTAATGGATTGAACCCAAACGCAAATTATCCAATACCGTCAGTAAATCAAATAAGTAAAGAAATCGTATTTCAAACACGGATGTTTTCATCTGCCATTAACAACTTTAATGTAGCAAGAATTTCACCATCACTCTATAACCTTTATGATGCCGGGGATTTGCGAAAGAGTATTTATTTTCGTGGAGTAGCTGTTGGGGAGTATAGATTTAAAGGTACACATACGGGCAATACAGGATTAATCACTGGAATTACAACAAGTGAATTGCTTCTCATTATTGCAGAATGTAATGCCCGATTAGATAACATTAGTGAAGCTGCAAACACTCTTAATAAATTACTGATTAAGAGATGGGATGTCAATCAATTTATACCATACTCATTTACTAATAAAGATGCTGCACTGAATACGATTTTAATAGAAAGAAGAAAAGAATTGGTATATCGTGGGCTTAGATGGTCAGATATCAAAAGATTGAACAGGGACGGATATAATATAACATTGACACGAACCGTAAACGGTCAAACCATAACATTGCCACCCAATGACTTGCGTTACGCTATTGCTATTCCTGAAACGGTGATAGAAATAGGCGGCATCCAGCAAAATCCGAGATAA
- a CDS encoding MauE/DoxX family redox-associated membrane protein gives METTAIYPNQLKRKRITLNIVIILLLLLWIPVSIDKITNFAAFKSGILRQPISDSLGYILIYMLPALELITVLALIMEKYRKAGLILSTGLMTAFTAYIVVALMGAWEKLPCECGSVISGMTWLQHFFFNLLFLFLSGWGLYLWYKLRGSNAGGETTEGGSAKRQIKKYSLTSKF, from the coding sequence ATGGAAACAACGGCTATATATCCAAACCAACTCAAAAGAAAACGGATAACACTCAATATCGTTATTATTCTTTTGCTGCTTCTTTGGATACCTGTAAGCATTGACAAAATAACAAACTTTGCAGCATTTAAAAGCGGTATCCTCCGTCAACCCATTTCAGATAGTTTAGGGTACATCCTTATTTACATGCTCCCGGCATTGGAATTAATAACAGTACTGGCATTGATAATGGAAAAATATCGTAAAGCGGGTTTAATCCTCTCAACTGGATTAATGACTGCTTTTACGGCTTATATCGTTGTGGCTCTTATGGGCGCATGGGAAAAGCTACCATGCGAGTGCGGATCGGTGATAAGCGGCATGACTTGGTTGCAACATTTTTTCTTCAATCTCTTGTTCCTTTTTTTAAGCGGTTGGGGGCTTTACTTATGGTACAAATTACGAGGTAGCAACGCTGGAGGCGAAACTACTGAGGGCGGGTCGGCCAAAAGACAAATAAAAAAGTATTCTTTAACATCAAAATTTTAA
- a CDS encoding helix-turn-helix domain-containing protein, whose amino-acid sequence MKIPYTLYSKNEHVKSKNEPHNLSEPSRYLLTFAQKTHHFQIPEMDLFSQQLNYKPFFVDLVEINVKEPTHIPFDIHDRQLFMFFMLKGSLLYTTSSKIPIIKIQANTFLMSYYDEGSYLAYAERGQHIALVLSIHPDWIESIDQEYYNVQQILQRFLDGKKSYETMGQCRMDRKIHRWLYKIYSYSQNNKGALDGNLRKYVSLLLEYYDSLLEDQDKDAAYRIKGFIEEHYCDVSLNVRQLAAQFFVTERTLLNIFKRTYHVSVQQFITDLRIGHALLLLDQGIGIKDVYMEVGYADERSFRSALERYQKRKK is encoded by the coding sequence ATGAAGATACCATATACGTTGTATTCTAAAAATGAGCACGTAAAATCCAAGAATGAGCCTCATAACCTCTCCGAACCGAGCAGGTACCTACTGACCTTTGCCCAGAAAACACATCATTTCCAAATACCTGAAATGGATCTTTTCAGCCAACAACTGAATTACAAGCCTTTTTTTGTCGATCTGGTAGAGATTAATGTTAAAGAGCCAACCCATATTCCCTTTGATATCCATGACAGGCAACTGTTCATGTTCTTTATGCTCAAAGGCAGCCTGCTCTATACCACATCTTCAAAAATTCCTATAATTAAGATACAAGCCAATACATTCCTGATGTCGTACTATGACGAGGGATCATATTTAGCATACGCTGAAAGAGGACAACACATTGCCCTAGTGCTGAGCATACATCCCGATTGGATTGAAAGTATAGATCAGGAGTATTACAATGTGCAACAAATTCTGCAAAGGTTCTTGGATGGTAAAAAATCTTATGAAACAATGGGGCAATGCCGTATGGATAGGAAAATACATCGTTGGCTGTATAAGATTTATAGTTATTCGCAAAATAACAAAGGGGCACTTGATGGCAATCTGCGCAAATACGTAAGTTTGCTGCTGGAGTATTACGATAGCTTGTTGGAAGACCAGGATAAGGATGCGGCTTATCGGATCAAGGGGTTTATAGAAGAGCATTATTGTGATGTCTCCTTAAACGTAAGGCAGTTGGCAGCGCAATTCTTTGTTACCGAGAGAACTTTGCTGAATATATTTAAGCGTACCTATCATGTAAGCGTTCAGCAATTTATCACCGATCTGCGTATTGGCCATGCTTTACTTTTATTGGATCAGGGGATCGGGATCAAGGATGTGTATATGGAAGTGGGTTATGCTGATGAACGGTCCTTTCGCTCTGCCTTGGAGCGTTATCAGAAACGCAAAAAATAG
- a CDS encoding nucleotidyl transferase AbiEii/AbiGii toxin family protein: protein MKKDSIYYKQVQLLVRILPLLDSEKCFALKGGTAINLFYRELPRLSVDIDLLYLPSEGREEALVNIRAALTRLSELIKKTIPGIHIQNAHEQGNALRLLLQVEDVRIKVELSPVIRGTVFSEVRMEVSEPVEREFGYAEIQVASLPDLYAGKIAAALDRQHPRDLFDVKFLLENEGFTEDLRKTFLVFLISHQRPMAELLAPHRKNIREIYEAEFAQMAEVDIPVEALEATREQLIEIINTDMTTNERKFLLSFKERNPQWELLGLPNMAEVAQLPSVQWKLFNLSKMEEKKHSQAVEKLKEVLKL, encoded by the coding sequence ATGAAAAAGGACAGCATATATTACAAACAGGTGCAGTTGTTGGTGCGTATCCTACCGCTACTGGATAGTGAAAAATGTTTTGCACTAAAAGGCGGCACGGCTATCAATCTTTTTTACAGGGAGCTGCCACGGCTTTCTGTAGATATAGATTTATTGTACCTGCCCTCCGAAGGCCGTGAGGAAGCATTGGTCAACATTCGTGCTGCATTAACCCGATTAAGTGAGTTGATTAAGAAAACCATTCCTGGCATTCACATACAAAACGCACACGAACAGGGCAATGCGCTTCGCTTACTTCTGCAAGTGGAAGATGTAAGGATTAAGGTGGAATTGTCGCCGGTGATCCGTGGAACGGTATTCTCCGAAGTACGAATGGAGGTAAGTGAACCAGTGGAGAGGGAGTTCGGATATGCCGAAATACAGGTAGCTTCGTTGCCCGATCTGTATGCCGGAAAGATTGCAGCCGCCCTGGACCGGCAACATCCCCGTGATTTATTTGACGTGAAATTCCTCCTCGAAAACGAAGGCTTTACTGAAGACCTGCGCAAAACGTTCCTTGTATTCCTAATCAGCCATCAACGGCCAATGGCAGAACTTTTGGCTCCTCACCGTAAAAATATAAGAGAAATATATGAAGCAGAATTTGCACAAATGGCCGAAGTGGATATTCCCGTTGAAGCACTGGAAGCCACAAGGGAACAACTCATTGAAATTATCAATACGGATATGACCACTAATGAGCGGAAATTTTTGTTATCGTTCAAAGAGCGAAACCCACAATGGGAACTACTGGGGTTGCCTAATATGGCAGAGGTTGCCCAACTACCATCCGTTCAATGGAAATTGTTCAATCTCTCAAAAATGGAAGAAAAAAAACATAGCCAGGCAGTAGAGAAACTGAAAGAAGTACTGAAGTTATAG
- a CDS encoding type IV toxin-antitoxin system AbiEi family antitoxin, with protein MALNTERRKLLERIMPESMIVTRKWLTDQAALDTHAIDNLVKSEQLKLLWKGLYIRGKVQLSWQSMLYTLQTVMKTDLVAGGMSALELKGFSHYLPTSKKETIQLYGNDKLPVWANELSETITFVRHTRNKLFSGMERQVSDSYTSTVFWKEGLDELKISCPERACLEMLDEVPDKISLEHADQLIQGMTSLSPRTLQKLLEACTNVKVKRLFLWFGSRHNYTWFSKLNTDSIDLGSGNRVIVKGGDLDKTYKITVPKNFQS; from the coding sequence ATGGCGCTTAACACTGAACGACGTAAACTATTGGAGCGAATAATGCCTGAAAGTATGATTGTTACGCGAAAGTGGCTGACGGACCAGGCTGCTTTAGATACACATGCTATAGATAACCTGGTTAAGAGTGAACAACTGAAGCTGTTGTGGAAAGGACTTTATATACGGGGGAAGGTTCAGCTTTCGTGGCAAAGTATGCTGTACACGCTACAAACCGTGATGAAAACAGATCTTGTTGCAGGAGGAATGTCAGCACTGGAATTAAAAGGTTTTTCCCATTATCTGCCTACTTCGAAAAAAGAAACAATACAGCTTTATGGCAATGATAAATTACCTGTATGGGCCAATGAACTATCGGAAACGATAACATTTGTTCGCCATACCCGGAATAAACTGTTTTCCGGTATGGAAAGGCAAGTATCCGACAGCTACACTTCTACTGTTTTCTGGAAAGAGGGTTTGGACGAACTTAAAATATCCTGTCCGGAAAGAGCCTGCCTCGAAATGCTGGACGAAGTACCGGATAAAATCTCGTTAGAACACGCTGATCAGCTTATACAGGGTATGACCTCCTTATCGCCCCGCACTTTGCAAAAATTACTGGAAGCCTGTACCAATGTAAAGGTTAAACGGCTTTTCCTTTGGTTCGGTTCACGACACAACTATACCTGGTTTTCAAAATTGAATACCGATAGCATAGACCTCGGTTCCGGAAACCGGGTAATCGTCAAAGGCGGCGATCTCGATAAAACCTACAAAATAACCGTTCCTAAAAATTTCCAATCCTAA